A single genomic interval of Microbacterium oleivorans harbors:
- a CDS encoding ABC transporter substrate-binding protein has translation MRARSPRVVLLAAVSLAALVLTGCSSAGDGAAGGDDVETVKIGTLRGQPHFYQPFLYADHAVDGVEFEVVTLDTTPALSDALVSGSIDFAITGVTPTISSISQNRDLRIVASAADGGSGFIGNGAASLAELEGSQIGIVQGSAQEVALRLLIEDAGMTPDDFELTPIPVPEMASAFASGDIDAFMGVEIGVSIAKANGGTEVVDPYSTAIGRVNIGLVTTGELIEENPELVQRVVDTHAATTAYMADNIEEWLPGMVEEFGGDEEVFTSALENFWLRSDLSDEYVGQLEALAEAMASIGLITATPTADSIVDTSFAG, from the coding sequence ATGCGCGCACGTTCACCCCGCGTCGTCCTCCTGGCCGCCGTCTCCCTCGCCGCCCTCGTCCTCACCGGCTGCAGCTCCGCCGGCGACGGCGCCGCGGGCGGCGACGACGTCGAGACCGTCAAGATCGGCACCCTGCGCGGCCAGCCGCACTTCTACCAGCCGTTCCTCTACGCCGACCACGCCGTCGACGGCGTCGAGTTCGAGGTCGTGACGCTCGACACCACCCCGGCACTCTCCGACGCCCTCGTCTCGGGCAGCATCGACTTCGCGATCACCGGCGTCACCCCGACCATCTCGTCGATCTCGCAGAACCGCGACCTGCGGATCGTCGCGAGCGCCGCCGACGGCGGATCCGGCTTCATCGGCAACGGCGCGGCCTCGCTCGCCGAGCTCGAGGGCTCGCAGATCGGCATCGTCCAGGGATCGGCTCAGGAGGTCGCCCTGCGGCTGCTGATCGAGGACGCGGGCATGACCCCCGACGACTTCGAGCTCACCCCCATCCCGGTACCCGAGATGGCCTCGGCCTTCGCCTCCGGCGACATCGACGCGTTCATGGGCGTCGAGATCGGCGTCTCGATCGCCAAGGCGAACGGCGGCACCGAGGTGGTCGATCCCTACTCCACCGCCATCGGCCGCGTGAACATCGGCCTGGTCACCACCGGCGAGCTGATCGAGGAGAACCCCGAGCTCGTGCAGCGCGTCGTCGACACCCACGCCGCGACGACCGCGTACATGGCCGACAACATCGAGGAGTGGCTGCCCGGCATGGTCGAGGAGTTCGGCGGCGACGAGGAGGTCTTCACCTCGGCGCTCGAGAACTTCTGGCTGCGGTCGGACCTGTCGGACGAGTACGTCGGTCAGCTCGAGGCCCTCGCCGAGGCCATGGCCTCGATCGGCCTGATCACCGCGACGCCGACCGCCGACTCGATCGTCGACACGAGCTTCGCCGGCTGA
- the uraD gene encoding 2-oxo-4-hydroxy-4-carboxy-5-ureidoimidazoline decarboxylase, with protein sequence MHLDEFHALSADEARRVVAVWAPIPRWVETLIAGRPYRDVAELSARARAEAAHWNDDDLDAALAHHPRIGARVDEPGAEGDASRSEQAAMRSASDDDTAAIAAGNRRYEERFDRVFLIRAAGRTPGEMRAELERRLGNDDRSETAEALGQLAEIALLRLSQTVTEEAPA encoded by the coding sequence ATGCACCTCGACGAGTTCCACGCCCTGAGCGCGGACGAGGCCCGACGCGTCGTCGCCGTCTGGGCCCCCATCCCCCGCTGGGTCGAGACCCTGATCGCGGGGCGGCCCTATCGCGACGTCGCGGAGCTGAGCGCCCGGGCACGCGCCGAGGCGGCCCACTGGAACGACGACGACCTCGACGCCGCGCTCGCGCATCATCCGCGCATCGGCGCCCGCGTCGACGAGCCGGGCGCCGAGGGCGACGCGTCGCGATCCGAGCAGGCCGCGATGCGGTCGGCATCCGATGACGACACCGCCGCGATCGCCGCGGGCAACCGGCGCTACGAGGAGCGATTCGACCGCGTCTTCCTCATCCGGGCGGCCGGCCGGACCCCGGGCGAGATGCGGGCCGAGCTCGAGCGGCGCCTCGGCAACGACGACCGCAGCGAGACGGCCGAGGCCCTCGGCCAGCTCGCCGAGATCGCGCTGCTCCGCCTGTCGCAGACCGTCACCGAGGAGGCGCCGGCATGA
- the hpxO gene encoding FAD-dependent urate hydroxylase HpxO — MKIIVIGAGIGGTSAGIALQRLGHEVVVYDRMRENRPVGAALSLWSNGVKVLNWLGVGAEVAALGGAMDHMAYRDGPTGEELCRFSLAPIEQQTGQRAYPVARADLQALLMDRLGAERIRLGMQLVGISEDGTTVTATFADGTVDTADMLIGADGARSFTRDYVTGPDAPPIERTYSGYTNYNGLVPIDTRIGPADQWTTYVAEGKRAAVMPVADGRFYFWFDIPGPAGTDGDPLDALRDAFGHWAPGTQALLDAIDAERSLNRVEIWDIDPFDTWTRGRVAILGDAAHNTAPDIGQGACSALEDAFALGIAVATDTVSVEDTLRRYAASRVERAGELVLRARARGAETHGYDPAVTEAWYRSLHGTDGSGILRGIVGNITGSPINLGVGVL, encoded by the coding sequence ATGAAGATCATCGTGATCGGCGCCGGGATCGGCGGGACGAGCGCGGGGATCGCGCTGCAGCGCCTCGGGCACGAGGTGGTCGTCTACGACCGTATGCGCGAGAACCGCCCGGTCGGTGCGGCGCTGTCGCTGTGGTCGAACGGGGTGAAGGTGCTCAACTGGCTCGGCGTCGGCGCCGAGGTCGCGGCGCTGGGCGGGGCGATGGACCACATGGCCTACCGCGACGGCCCGACTGGCGAGGAGCTGTGCCGGTTCTCGCTCGCTCCGATCGAGCAGCAGACCGGCCAGCGCGCCTACCCCGTCGCTCGCGCCGACCTGCAGGCCCTGCTGATGGACCGGCTCGGCGCCGAACGCATCCGCCTGGGAATGCAGCTGGTGGGCATCTCGGAGGACGGGACGACCGTCACGGCCACCTTCGCCGACGGCACGGTCGACACGGCCGACATGCTCATCGGCGCCGACGGGGCGCGCTCGTTCACCCGCGACTACGTCACCGGCCCCGACGCGCCACCCATCGAGCGGACGTACTCCGGGTACACGAACTACAACGGGCTGGTGCCCATCGACACCCGCATCGGTCCGGCCGACCAGTGGACCACCTACGTCGCCGAGGGCAAGCGCGCGGCGGTGATGCCGGTCGCCGACGGGCGGTTCTACTTCTGGTTCGACATCCCCGGGCCCGCGGGCACCGACGGCGACCCGCTGGACGCGCTGCGCGACGCCTTCGGGCACTGGGCGCCGGGGACGCAGGCTCTGCTCGACGCGATCGACGCCGAGCGATCGCTGAATCGCGTCGAGATCTGGGACATCGACCCCTTCGACACCTGGACCCGCGGCCGCGTCGCGATCCTCGGCGATGCGGCGCACAACACCGCGCCCGACATCGGCCAGGGGGCGTGCTCGGCGCTCGAAGACGCCTTCGCTCTGGGGATCGCGGTGGCCACGGACACCGTGTCCGTGGAGGACACCCTGCGGCGCTACGCCGCCTCGCGGGTCGAGCGCGCCGGTGAGCTGGTGCTGCGGGCGCGGGCCCGCGGCGCCGAGACGCACGGTTACGATCCGGCGGTGACCGAGGCCTGGTACCGGAGCCTGCACGGCACCGACGGGTCGGGGATCCTCCGCGGGATCGTGGGCAACATCACCGGAAGCCCGATCAACCTCGGCGTCGGCGTGCTCTGA
- a CDS encoding amidohydrolase — MALDLDALYTDLHRHPELSFQETRTAAVIGAKLAELGLEYEEGIGRTGLATAVRNGDGPVVWLRADMDGLPVPEQTGLDYASTARGVDPAGNDVPVMHACGHDMHVTALLGALEQLIAARDEWSGTVVAVFQPAEEYGAGSQAMIADGVLERFPKPDIVLGQHVTPLPAGVIGVRPGTQMAASDGLSVVLHGRGGHGSRPHSTIDPVVMAAATVMRLQTVVSREVDPRDVAVVTVGSIHAGLKNNIIPAEAKLELSLRYPDDAARERVMSKVERVIRAEALASGAETEPTITVDHTLPPTINDHTATARLTTAFERAFGPGSVVDPGMFTGSEDVSWFAREAGAPLVFWFWGGVDPQKFADAVAAGTVERDIPTNHSPFFAPVMHPTIERGVENLVVAAKEFLA, encoded by the coding sequence ATGGCCTTGGATCTGGACGCGCTCTACACCGACCTGCACCGCCACCCGGAACTGTCGTTCCAGGAGACCCGCACGGCCGCCGTCATCGGCGCGAAGCTTGCGGAGCTCGGCCTCGAGTACGAAGAGGGCATCGGCCGGACGGGCCTGGCGACCGCCGTCCGCAACGGCGACGGCCCGGTGGTGTGGCTGCGCGCCGACATGGACGGTCTGCCCGTCCCCGAGCAGACGGGGCTCGACTACGCCTCGACCGCGCGCGGCGTCGACCCCGCCGGCAACGACGTGCCGGTCATGCACGCGTGCGGCCACGACATGCACGTCACGGCCCTCCTCGGCGCACTCGAGCAGCTCATCGCGGCGCGCGACGAGTGGTCGGGCACCGTCGTCGCCGTCTTCCAGCCCGCGGAGGAATATGGCGCCGGCTCGCAGGCGATGATCGCCGACGGCGTGCTCGAGCGCTTCCCGAAGCCCGACATCGTGCTCGGCCAGCACGTCACCCCGCTCCCCGCCGGCGTCATCGGCGTGCGTCCCGGAACCCAGATGGCGGCCTCCGACGGGCTGAGCGTCGTCCTGCACGGCCGAGGCGGACACGGCTCGCGCCCGCACTCGACGATCGACCCCGTGGTGATGGCGGCGGCGACCGTGATGCGCCTGCAGACCGTCGTCTCACGCGAGGTCGACCCGCGGGATGTCGCCGTCGTGACGGTCGGCTCAATCCACGCGGGGCTGAAGAACAACATCATCCCCGCCGAGGCGAAGCTCGAGCTGAGCCTGCGCTACCCCGACGATGCGGCGCGCGAGCGCGTGATGTCCAAGGTCGAGCGCGTCATCCGTGCCGAGGCCCTCGCCTCCGGCGCCGAGACCGAGCCCACGATCACGGTCGACCACACGCTTCCGCCCACCATCAACGACCACACCGCGACCGCGCGCCTGACCACCGCCTTCGAGCGCGCCTTCGGGCCCGGAAGCGTCGTGGACCCCGGCATGTTCACCGGCAGCGAGGACGTCTCGTGGTTCGCGCGCGAGGCCGGCGCGCCGCTGGTGTTCTGGTTCTGGGGCGGCGTCGACCCGCAGAAGTTCGCGGATGCCGTCGCGGCCGGCACCGTCGAGCGCGACATCCCGACCAACCACTCGCCCTTCTTCGCGCCGGTCATGCACCCCACGATCGAGCGTGGTGTCGAGAACCTCGTCGTGGCAGCCAAGGAGTTCCTCGCGTGA
- a CDS encoding LacI family DNA-binding transcriptional regulator, with protein MVGIDDVARRAEVSTATVSRTLSGRGPVSPATRERVLQAASELGYVVSSAASSLATGRTSNIGVLVPILDRWFFSRVLTGIAATLQRADYDVALYALTAEADERSRVFATSLRRQRVDGVIVVSMALARDEIAQLGDLGLPVIAMGGQLAGLRSLTVDEIEVARTATEHLLGLGHRDIAHIGLHPQFEGDFHIPTRRRLGFETALSEAGVAAHPDRFAAADFTMAGGHEAATRLLRDAEARPTAIFAASDEMAIGAMLAARELGLRVPEDVSIVGVDGHDLGAFFGLTTVDQFPGRQGERVASAMIAALHGAASGPPAGLDFALVERSSTAPPA; from the coding sequence ATGGTCGGCATCGACGACGTCGCGCGACGCGCGGAGGTCTCGACGGCGACCGTCTCCCGCACCCTCAGCGGCCGCGGCCCGGTGTCGCCCGCGACGCGCGAACGCGTGCTGCAGGCGGCATCCGAGCTCGGCTACGTCGTGTCGTCGGCCGCGTCGAGCCTGGCCACGGGCCGCACGAGCAACATCGGCGTGCTCGTGCCGATCCTCGACCGCTGGTTCTTCTCGCGCGTGCTCACCGGCATCGCGGCGACCTTGCAGCGCGCCGACTACGACGTCGCGCTGTACGCCCTGACCGCCGAGGCCGACGAGCGCAGCCGCGTGTTCGCGACCTCGCTTCGCCGCCAGCGCGTCGACGGGGTCATCGTCGTGTCGATGGCTCTCGCGCGCGACGAGATCGCACAGCTCGGCGACCTCGGCCTGCCGGTGATCGCCATGGGCGGCCAGCTGGCCGGTCTGCGATCGCTCACCGTCGACGAGATCGAGGTGGCGCGGACGGCCACCGAGCACCTGCTCGGGCTCGGGCACCGCGACATCGCCCACATCGGTCTGCATCCCCAGTTCGAGGGCGACTTCCACATCCCCACCCGACGCCGCCTCGGCTTCGAGACGGCGCTGAGCGAGGCCGGTGTCGCGGCGCACCCCGACCGCTTCGCCGCCGCAGACTTCACGATGGCCGGCGGGCACGAGGCCGCGACGCGACTGCTCCGGGATGCCGAGGCCCGCCCCACCGCGATCTTCGCGGCCTCGGACGAGATGGCGATCGGGGCGATGCTCGCCGCGCGCGAGCTCGGGTTGCGCGTGCCCGAGGACGTGTCGATCGTCGGGGTCGACGGCCACGACCTCGGGGCGTTCTTCGGCCTCACGACGGTGGATCAGTTCCCGGGCCGACAGGGCGAGCGTGTGGCCTCGGCGATGATCGCCGCGCTGCACGGTGCGGCGTCCGGTCCTCCGGCCGGCCTCGACTTCGCCCTCGTGGAACGGTCGAGCACGGCGCCGCCCGCCTGA
- a CDS encoding helix-turn-helix domain-containing protein translates to MSELALGTGTEVGARLRELRRQRGMSARAVAAALGISPSAVSQIERGVLQPSVSRLLAITDALGVPLAAVFETGDGAPTAALAAEIDGFSLVRAAQATTVELGDGVTFRRLSPGPSPGIDYFQSTYPPGSSAHRDSDLFRHDGYEVGTMLSGELTVDFTDERVVLRPGDTISYPCSRPHRIHNDGDEIAVATWLIVHASA, encoded by the coding sequence ATGTCAGAGCTCGCGCTGGGGACCGGGACAGAGGTGGGCGCCCGGCTGCGAGAGCTGCGACGGCAACGAGGCATGTCGGCGCGCGCCGTCGCCGCCGCGCTGGGCATCAGCCCCAGCGCGGTGTCGCAGATCGAGCGCGGTGTGCTGCAGCCGAGCGTCTCGCGGCTGCTCGCCATCACCGACGCCCTCGGCGTGCCCCTCGCCGCCGTGTTCGAGACCGGTGACGGCGCGCCGACCGCGGCGCTCGCGGCGGAGATCGACGGGTTCTCACTGGTCCGCGCCGCCCAGGCGACGACGGTCGAGCTCGGCGACGGGGTGACCTTCCGCCGCCTGTCTCCCGGACCGAGCCCGGGCATCGACTACTTCCAGTCGACCTATCCGCCGGGATCGTCGGCCCACCGCGACTCCGACCTCTTCCGGCACGACGGCTACGAGGTGGGCACCATGCTCTCGGGCGAGCTGACCGTCGATTTCACCGACGAGCGGGTCGTGCTGCGCCCCGGCGACACGATCAGCTACCCGTGCTCGCGGCCGCACCGCATCCACAACGACGGCGACGAGATCGCCGTCGCGACCTGGCTGATCGTGCATGCGTCCGCGTGA
- a CDS encoding ABC transporter ATP-binding protein, producing the protein MLSPDIAPDASAAVEIVDLGKRYGPEWAGTQAVAGVDLNIASGEFVAIVGASGCGKSTVLRILAGFEEASNGSVTVGGAPVTKPGPDRGVVFQDYGLFPWLTVRENIAYGPRRRRLPRARVADLVERFLAAVGLTRFAEKYPGQLSGGMQQRVAIARVLANEPRVLLMDEPFGALDALTRSDLQAELKRIHLATRTTVVFITHSIEEAVFLADRVVVMTGGASHGVPGHISRIVEIDLPEQRDILAPAFTEYKRVISDLVHEPAAAV; encoded by the coding sequence ATGCTCTCACCCGACATCGCCCCCGACGCCTCCGCCGCCGTCGAGATCGTCGACCTCGGCAAGCGATACGGACCGGAATGGGCGGGCACGCAGGCCGTCGCCGGCGTCGACCTGAACATCGCCTCGGGCGAGTTCGTCGCGATCGTCGGGGCCTCCGGCTGCGGCAAGAGCACCGTGCTGCGCATCCTCGCCGGCTTCGAGGAGGCCAGCAACGGCTCGGTGACCGTCGGCGGTGCACCCGTCACGAAGCCCGGCCCCGATCGCGGCGTGGTGTTCCAGGACTACGGACTGTTCCCCTGGCTCACGGTGCGCGAGAACATCGCCTACGGGCCCCGGCGGAGACGGCTTCCCCGCGCCCGGGTGGCCGACCTGGTCGAGCGCTTCCTGGCCGCCGTCGGCCTCACCCGCTTCGCCGAGAAGTACCCGGGCCAGCTCTCGGGCGGGATGCAGCAGCGCGTCGCGATCGCCCGCGTGCTCGCCAACGAGCCGCGGGTGCTGCTCATGGACGAGCCGTTCGGCGCCCTCGACGCCCTCACCCGCTCCGACCTGCAGGCCGAGCTCAAACGCATCCACCTCGCGACGCGGACGACCGTCGTGTTCATCACGCACTCGATCGAGGAGGCGGTGTTCCTCGCCGACCGTGTGGTGGTCATGACCGGGGGCGCCTCGCACGGCGTTCCCGGGCACATCAGCCGCATCGTCGAGATCGACCTGCCGGAGCAGCGCGACATCCTCGCTCCCGCCTTCACGGAGTACAAGCGCGTGATCTCCGACCTCGTGCACGAGCCGGCGGCGGCGGTATGA
- a CDS encoding ABC transporter permease, which produces MTDTVPSGHADDAAAVAVAPTSAPVRRRPPARRPNQRAALYRFLLGLPVPFLFVVLWQIGRDQEWEIPLVGIRMAFLPTPSEVVASLWDYGFGGVNDDAFSGDLWVNLGTSALRVLVGFAIAAAIAIPLGIVMGRSYTMDGLFDPFINLFRPIPATAWVPLVGLLIGWGDQATIFLIALSAFFPIVLGAISGSKEVPPRLVEAGRMLGARRWEILTQVVVPASAPAIVNGLRVGLGIAWVVLVLGESVGVNVGLGSAIILARDVVRTDMVVVGMVAIGAAGFLSDRILVGAFRLATRGRPLIK; this is translated from the coding sequence ATGACCGACACCGTCCCGTCCGGGCACGCCGACGACGCAGCGGCCGTCGCCGTCGCGCCGACGAGCGCCCCCGTCCGGCGCCGCCCGCCGGCACGCCGACCCAACCAGCGGGCGGCCCTCTACCGGTTCCTGCTCGGTCTGCCGGTGCCGTTCCTCTTCGTCGTCCTGTGGCAGATCGGCCGCGACCAGGAGTGGGAGATCCCGCTCGTCGGCATCCGGATGGCGTTCCTCCCGACGCCGTCCGAGGTGGTGGCCTCGCTCTGGGACTACGGGTTCGGCGGCGTGAACGACGACGCCTTCTCGGGCGACCTCTGGGTCAACCTGGGCACCTCGGCGCTGCGCGTGCTCGTCGGCTTCGCGATCGCGGCGGCCATCGCGATCCCGCTCGGCATCGTCATGGGCCGGTCGTACACGATGGACGGACTGTTCGATCCGTTCATCAACCTCTTCCGGCCGATCCCCGCGACCGCGTGGGTGCCGCTCGTCGGGCTGCTGATCGGGTGGGGCGACCAGGCGACGATCTTCCTCATCGCGCTGTCGGCGTTCTTCCCGATCGTCCTCGGTGCGATCAGCGGTTCGAAGGAGGTTCCGCCGCGTCTCGTCGAGGCGGGACGCATGCTGGGCGCCCGACGCTGGGAGATCCTGACCCAGGTCGTCGTGCCGGCCTCGGCTCCCGCCATCGTCAACGGCCTGCGGGTCGGCCTCGGCATCGCCTGGGTCGTGCTCGTGCTCGGCGAGTCGGTGGGGGTGAACGTCGGGCTCGGCTCCGCGATCATCCTCGCCCGCGACGTCGTGCGCACCGACATGGTCGTCGTCGGGATGGTCGCCATCGGCGCGGCCGGCTTCCTCTCCGACCGCATCCTCGTCGGTGCGTTCCGACTGGCCACCCGTGGCCGACCCCTCATCAAGTGA
- a CDS encoding helix-turn-helix domain-containing protein — MEPQRAEPDLPASIGRRLRALRTRTGRSLASVAQEMGISASALSQIETGAMQPSVHRLVELVGVLGAPVSVIFDDHAVAAVPDPDAPGELNEPVPGVFVARVGAETTARLGGGVTYRRLTPVPISGVEHFESTYPPGASSSVDGGLLVHVGYESGLVVTGTLTFEFADGEVELGPGESLSFAASRPHRVANRTDSVAVATWLTVVGSTGPVDGPTGR; from the coding sequence GTGGAACCGCAGCGCGCCGAGCCCGACCTTCCCGCGTCGATCGGGCGCCGCCTGCGGGCGCTGCGCACCCGGACGGGGCGTTCCCTGGCCTCGGTCGCTCAGGAGATGGGCATCTCGGCCAGCGCGCTGTCGCAGATCGAGACGGGCGCGATGCAGCCGTCGGTGCACCGGCTCGTCGAGCTCGTCGGGGTGCTGGGCGCTCCGGTGTCGGTCATCTTCGACGACCACGCCGTCGCAGCGGTCCCCGATCCCGATGCCCCCGGCGAGCTGAACGAGCCGGTGCCGGGTGTCTTCGTCGCCCGGGTCGGCGCCGAGACGACGGCGCGCCTCGGCGGCGGTGTCACCTACCGGCGGCTCACGCCCGTGCCCATCAGCGGTGTGGAGCACTTCGAGTCGACCTACCCGCCGGGCGCGAGCTCGAGCGTCGACGGGGGCCTCCTCGTGCACGTGGGCTACGAGAGCGGGCTCGTCGTGACGGGCACGCTCACCTTCGAGTTCGCCGACGGCGAGGTCGAGCTCGGCCCGGGCGAGTCGCTCTCGTTCGCGGCATCCCGACCGCACCGCGTCGCGAACCGCACCGACAGCGTCGCGGTCGCGACGTGGCTCACGGTCGTCGGGTCGACGGGGCCGGTCGACGGGCCGACCGGGCGCTGA
- a CDS encoding glycoside hydrolase family 13 protein, with protein sequence MTSSSVDTVESTLSPIGISRPGAEWWRTAVIYQIYPRSFADASGDGIGDLAGITSRLAELAELGVDAVWLSPFFRSPQKDAGYDVADYCDVDPLFGTLDDADAMLDEAHARGIRVIVDLVPNHSSDQHVWFQQALDAAPGSTERARYIFRDGRGENGAEAPNNWESVFGGPAWTRTTNPDGTPGQWYLHLFDATQPDFDWSNPEVGDEFERILRFWLDRGVDGFRVDVAHGLVKSEGLPDFVPAEDAGSMGGDSADVPYWGQEGVHDIYRRWNRILAEYDGDRALCAEAWLPTVDETALWVRQDEMHQAFNFPYLQTEWDAAHLTEVISESLRAFPAVGAPATWVLSNHDVVRHASRLALTAENPQGHGLGPDSPGQPDAVVGLARARAATTLMLALPGSAYLYQGEELGLPEVVNLPDDARQDPTWFRTNGERYGRDGCRVPIPWEADAPGYGFSPTGASWLPQPEEWRALARSAQVGEPGSTLSLYRELLSARRRFDLGAGALEWVDLHLGDEVIGFRNGDVLVVANTGSSPVALPAGEILVASVADLAGTGGDGAELPVDAAVWIRAS encoded by the coding sequence ATGACCTCCTCCTCCGTGGACACCGTGGAATCCACCCTCTCCCCGATCGGGATCTCCCGCCCCGGCGCCGAATGGTGGCGCACTGCGGTGATCTACCAGATCTACCCGCGCTCGTTCGCCGACGCCTCGGGCGACGGCATCGGCGACCTCGCCGGCATCACCTCCCGCCTCGCCGAGCTCGCCGAGCTCGGGGTCGACGCGGTGTGGCTGAGTCCCTTCTTCCGCTCGCCGCAGAAGGATGCCGGCTACGACGTGGCCGATTACTGCGACGTCGACCCGCTCTTCGGAACCCTCGACGACGCCGACGCGATGCTCGACGAGGCGCACGCCCGCGGCATCCGTGTCATCGTCGACCTCGTCCCGAACCACTCCTCCGACCAGCACGTCTGGTTCCAGCAGGCGCTCGACGCCGCCCCCGGCAGCACCGAGCGCGCCCGCTACATCTTCCGCGACGGCAGAGGCGAGAACGGCGCCGAGGCTCCGAACAACTGGGAGTCGGTCTTCGGCGGCCCCGCCTGGACGCGGACGACGAACCCCGACGGCACGCCCGGCCAGTGGTACCTGCACCTGTTCGATGCGACGCAGCCCGACTTCGACTGGTCCAACCCCGAGGTGGGCGACGAGTTCGAGCGGATCCTGCGATTCTGGCTCGATCGGGGCGTCGACGGGTTCCGCGTCGACGTCGCACACGGGCTGGTGAAGTCCGAGGGCCTCCCCGACTTCGTCCCGGCCGAGGACGCCGGCTCGATGGGCGGCGACAGCGCCGACGTCCCGTACTGGGGCCAGGAGGGCGTGCACGACATCTACCGCCGGTGGAACCGCATCCTCGCCGAATACGACGGCGACCGTGCGCTCTGCGCCGAGGCGTGGCTGCCGACCGTCGACGAGACCGCACTCTGGGTCCGCCAGGACGAGATGCACCAGGCGTTCAACTTCCCGTACCTGCAGACCGAATGGGATGCCGCTCACCTGACCGAGGTCATCTCGGAGTCGCTCCGCGCCTTCCCCGCCGTCGGCGCTCCCGCCACCTGGGTGCTGTCGAACCACGACGTGGTCCGCCACGCCTCTCGCCTGGCGCTGACCGCCGAGAACCCGCAGGGACACGGCCTCGGGCCCGACTCCCCCGGCCAGCCCGACGCCGTCGTGGGCCTCGCGCGCGCCCGCGCCGCGACCACACTCATGCTCGCGCTCCCCGGCTCGGCCTACCTCTACCAGGGCGAGGAGCTCGGCCTGCCCGAGGTCGTGAACCTGCCCGACGACGCGCGCCAGGACCCGACCTGGTTCCGGACGAACGGCGAGCGCTACGGCCGCGACGGATGCCGCGTACCCATCCCGTGGGAGGCGGACGCGCCCGGCTACGGATTCAGCCCGACCGGCGCCTCGTGGCTGCCGCAGCCCGAGGAGTGGCGGGCGCTCGCCCGCTCGGCCCAGGTCGGCGAGCCCGGCTCGACCCTGTCGCTGTACCGCGAGCTGCTGTCGGCGCGCCGCCGATTCGACCTCGGAGCCGGCGCTCTCGAATGGGTCGACCTGCACCTGGGCGACGAGGTCATCGGGTTCCGCAACGGCGACGTGCTCGTCGTGGCGAACACCGGGTCCTCCCCGGTCGCGCTGCCCGCCGGTGAGATCCTGGTCGCGAGCGTCGCGGACCTCGCCGGCACCGGCGGCGACGGGGCCGAGCTGCCCGTCGACGCGGCGGTCTGGATCCGCGCGAGCTGA
- a CDS encoding adenine phosphoribosyltransferase → MTSDPLEHAESLIALIPDFPEPGVLFRDISPLLADATALRTVIDAIVTPFAREFDVVAGVEARGFLIAGAVAAASGVGMVPIRKAGKLPRPAASVSYDLEYGQATIEMADDLPRGTRVLLVDDVLATGGTLRAAQRLLEGLGHHTIGTAVLMELSDLGGQDVCGPVHTVFRV, encoded by the coding sequence GTGACCTCCGACCCCCTCGAGCACGCCGAGTCGCTCATCGCGCTCATCCCGGATTTCCCCGAGCCGGGAGTCCTCTTCCGCGACATCTCGCCGCTGCTCGCCGACGCGACGGCCCTGCGCACCGTGATCGACGCGATCGTCACGCCCTTCGCCCGCGAGTTCGACGTCGTCGCCGGCGTGGAGGCGCGCGGATTCCTCATCGCGGGGGCCGTGGCCGCCGCGAGCGGAGTCGGCATGGTGCCGATCCGCAAGGCCGGCAAGCTGCCGCGACCGGCGGCCTCCGTCTCGTACGACCTCGAGTACGGTCAGGCGACGATCGAGATGGCCGACGACCTGCCGCGCGGTACACGCGTGCTCCTGGTCGACGACGTGCTGGCCACCGGCGGCACCCTCCGTGCGGCGCAGCGGCTGCTCGAGGGACTCGGGCACCACACCATCGGGACCGCGGTGCTCATGGAGCTGTCGGATCTGGGTGGGCAGGACGTCTGCGGCCCGGTCCACACGGTCTTCCGCGTCTGA
- the uraH gene encoding hydroxyisourate hydrolase, with amino-acid sequence MTHLTTHVLDASTGTPAVEVRIELADARGGVIATGSTDTDGRLALGPERLEPGVYSLTFDTGGHFARTGTATFYPSATVSFTVGDEPHVHVPLLLSPFGYSTYRGS; translated from the coding sequence ATGACCCACCTGACCACCCACGTGCTGGACGCCTCGACCGGCACGCCCGCGGTCGAGGTGAGGATCGAGCTCGCCGACGCCCGGGGAGGCGTCATCGCGACGGGCTCGACCGACACCGACGGACGGCTCGCCCTCGGACCCGAGCGACTCGAGCCGGGCGTCTACTCGCTGACGTTCGACACCGGCGGGCACTTCGCCCGGACCGGCACCGCGACCTTCTACCCGTCCGCGACCGTCAGCTTCACCGTCGGCGACGAGCCCCATGTGCACGTGCCGCTGCTGCTGAGCCCGTTCGGCTACTCCACCTACCGCGGCAGCTGA